One Nicotiana tomentosiformis chromosome 4, ASM39032v3, whole genome shotgun sequence genomic window carries:
- the LOC104108715 gene encoding uncharacterized protein, translated as MKKRGSSSSSTIVLLFHFLALLFMALLTFTPEISENTQKQPSKRRKKQQIKQQKEKQKQPSSWDQFKNLLTCKQIENSAVHDPASKNSKLGSCSSICSFRDVVHGNTRVVHRADNSPESSSLGQETRLLSKNKTSHHGQSSSSRSLARSNGSASSTYTTTSSSSSRGMQFRKLSGCYECHMIVDPSRYPLPRSTICACPECGEVFPKIESLEHHQAVRHAVSELGPEDSSRNIVEIIFKSSWLKKDNPICKIERILKVHNTKRTIQRFEDCRDAVKIHAVATGKKNPRCAADGNELLRFYCTSLTCSLGARGSSSLCGSLPSCGVCSLIRHGFQGSKTSGVRTTASSGRAHDCLGSGTAKRRAMLVCRVIAGRIKQTAKDVAASPTTEEETCSGSGSGLLTNGSAIYDSVAGYAGIYSNLEELYVFNPRAILPCFVVIYEALES; from the exons ATGAAGAAGAgaggttcttcttcttcttcaacaatagttcttctttttcattttctaGCTCTACTTTTTATGGCACTCTTAACTTTTACACCAGAAATATCAGAGAACACCCAAAAACAACCTTCTAAACGCAGGAAAAAACAGCAAATCAAACAGCAGAAGGAGAAACAAAAGCAACCATCTTCATGGGATCAATTCAAGAACTTATTGACTTGCAAACAAATCGAAAACTCAGCAGTTCATGATCCTGCATCCAAAAATTCTAAGTTAGGTTCTTGCAGTTCCATTTGTAGTTTCAG GGATGTTGTACATGGAAACACAAGAGTTGTACACAGAGCTGATAATTCACCAGAAAGTAGCAGTTTAGGCCAAGAAACTCGACTTCTAAGCAAGAATAAAACTTCTCATCATGGCCAATCATCATCTTCGAGGTCTCTTGCTAGATCAAACGGTAGTGCTAGTTCCACGTATACtactacttcttcttcttcttcaagagGAATGCAATTTCGAAAGCTTTCTGGATGTTATGAGTGTCACATGATAGTTGATCCTAGCAG gTACCCTTTACCAAGGTCAACCATATGTGCATGCCCTGAATGTGGAGAAGTTTTTCCAAAAATTGAGAGCTTGGAACATCATCAAGCAGTTAGGCATGCTG TGTCAGAGTTGGGTCCAGAAGATTCAAGTCGAAACATAGTGGAGATAATCTTCAAATCAAGCTGGCTCAAGAAGGACAACCCAATCTGCAAGATCGAACGGATACTAAAAGTCCACAATACCAAACGCACGATCCAACGGTTCGAGGACTGCAGGGACGCCGTAAAGATACATGCGGTCGCCACAGGCAAGAAAAACCCAAGATGCGCCGCCGACGGAAATGAGCTACTTAGATTTTACTGCACGAGCCTTACGTGCTCCCTCGGCGCACGTGGCTCGTCCAGCTTGTGCGGTTCCCTACCGAGTTGCGGAGTTTGCTCTCTTATACGTCACGGCTTCCAAGGAAGCAAAACTAGTGGGGTCCGCACCACTGCGAGCAGTGGACGGGCCCATGACTGCCTAGGTAGCGGCACCGCCAAACGTAGGGCGATGTTGGTGTGTAGGGTTATTGCCGGAAGAATTAAGCAAACGGCAAAAGATGTGGCGGCTTCGCCAACGACGGAGGAGGAAACTTGTTCCGGCTCTGGTTCTGGCTTGTTGACAAATGGCTCAGCCATATACGATTCTGTAGCCGGGTACGCGGGGATCTACTCAAATCTCGAGGAATTATACGTATTTAATCCAAGGGCAATACTTCCATGCTTTGTCGTGATATACGAAGCGTTGGAATCTTAG
- the LOC138910526 gene encoding uncharacterized protein encodes MLKQIQVNILLIDALKKMPGYAKLMKDLMSHKFDFQDLATVTLTQICSAVVTRPIAEKLSDPGIFTIPCTIGNNAFAKALCDLGASINLMPLDIYKNFVILDCRVDEEIPIILGRPFLSTGRALIDCEIGELKMRLNDEEITFNVQKSMRQPSEFANCSLIEVVDVILEEEDETLNAKDPLAVVS; translated from the exons ATGTTGAAACAAATTCAGGTTAACATTCTATTGATTGACGCCTTAAAGAaaatgcctggttatgcaaaactgatgaaggacttgatgtctcataagttcgactttcaagacttggccacGGTTACACTGACTCAGATATGTAGTGCTGTTGTGAcgagacccatagctgagaagttatctGATCCAGGGattttcacaatcccatgcacaataggcaACAATGCGTTTGCTAAggcactttgtgatttgggggcaagcataaacttgatgcccttggatATCTACAaaa attttgtcattctagactgtcgggttgacgaggagattcccataattttgggaagaccattcTTGTCCACTGGGAGAGCTTTAATCGACTGTGAGATTGGAGAGCTCAAAATGAGACTAAATGATGAAGAAATAACATTCAACGTGCAGAAATCTATGCGGCAACCGAGTgaatttgctaactgctctctaatagaagtcgtggatgtaattttggaggaggaagatgaaaCCTTGAATgctaaagaccctctagcagTTGTCTCATGA